One part of the Arachidicoccus terrestris genome encodes these proteins:
- a CDS encoding M56 family metallopeptidase codes for MQTLFDWLSNPSFRSLALSLLASLWQAGLIFIVVYGLLRLNKNAPARIKYNIAAAGQLIIACWFIQTFLHHLATQATLSQSLTAHEAAMLFYPGEFPLLSGLYTEELGSGGFQLSKCLPLALCVYIIGVVIMTIRIIFAYKQTRVLKTRGIFAAPPSYIAHMQQVCGQLHIYNNVRLYLSDKVNVPVMMGFIKPVILLPVSILTHLTTAQIEAIITHELAHIRRQDYLVNFIQSVIEAVFFFNPFVWLLSKIMREEREKACDELVIREVSAYTYATALLALEKINGTKQLTLAANGHRSFKLLNRIKLFTMKQNPIMTVKQKALSLLLIVVGLGCIAWLSPDNAVQQKKEIKQITTQNTPELTGGTYNKEGIAKDSAPQSRHRTVIHRDSLSPEIQKQVDEITKSAQQIAQKFANDTSWKERSRAIQQKAQALALKFEQDPSWKEALDKITKDAKALSHKMQENPELKRQMRDLEKSAQDMAKDYKPSPEMQKQLEEIRNKSMAIALQFKNDTAWKKQLTEIRLKAREMAKQMKENPEMAQKIREMAERSKDMAFKVLNDPKFKAQLEKLKADIQQMKWMDEGSEK; via the coding sequence ATGCAAACATTATTTGACTGGTTATCCAATCCATCGTTTAGGTCGCTGGCATTAAGCCTGCTGGCCAGTTTATGGCAGGCGGGATTAATATTTATTGTTGTCTATGGATTATTGCGTCTCAATAAAAACGCTCCGGCCCGCATCAAATATAATATAGCCGCCGCCGGACAGCTGATCATTGCCTGCTGGTTTATTCAGACCTTTCTGCATCATCTGGCCACACAGGCAACGCTTTCCCAGTCATTAACGGCCCACGAAGCCGCCATGCTGTTTTATCCGGGAGAGTTCCCTTTATTATCTGGGTTATATACAGAAGAACTGGGAAGCGGAGGATTTCAGCTAAGCAAGTGTTTGCCACTGGCATTATGTGTATATATAATAGGGGTAGTGATTATGACCATTCGAATCATATTTGCTTATAAACAAACACGTGTACTCAAAACGAGGGGCATATTTGCGGCACCCCCGTCCTATATCGCCCATATGCAGCAGGTATGCGGACAACTTCATATCTATAATAATGTCAGGCTCTATTTATCAGACAAAGTGAACGTGCCTGTCATGATGGGATTTATTAAGCCCGTCATCCTCTTGCCTGTGTCAATCCTCACCCATCTGACAACCGCACAAATAGAAGCAATTATCACCCATGAGCTGGCCCATATCCGCCGTCAGGACTATCTGGTCAACTTTATCCAATCTGTCATTGAAGCCGTATTCTTCTTCAATCCTTTTGTATGGTTGCTTTCCAAGATCATGCGGGAAGAAAGGGAGAAAGCTTGTGATGAGCTCGTGATCCGTGAAGTATCTGCCTATACCTATGCAACCGCACTACTCGCTTTAGAGAAGATTAATGGGACAAAACAACTTACGCTTGCAGCCAATGGACATAGATCCTTTAAACTTTTAAACCGCATTAAACTATTTACCATGAAACAAAACCCCATTATGACCGTCAAACAAAAGGCGCTCTCTTTATTACTCATCGTCGTTGGCCTTGGCTGTATCGCCTGGTTAAGCCCTGACAATGCTGTTCAACAAAAAAAAGAAATCAAACAGATCACAACGCAAAATACACCAGAACTGACCGGAGGCACCTATAACAAGGAGGGTATAGCTAAAGACAGCGCTCCTCAGAGCAGGCACAGAACCGTTATTCACAGAGATTCTCTATCTCCTGAGATTCAAAAGCAGGTAGATGAGATCACAAAGTCTGCGCAACAGATTGCCCAGAAGTTTGCAAATGACACGAGTTGGAAAGAACGCTCCAGAGCTATTCAGCAGAAAGCACAGGCGCTCGCTCTAAAATTTGAACAAGACCCCTCCTGGAAAGAAGCGCTCGACAAAATTACCAAAGACGCAAAAGCGCTTTCTCATAAAATGCAAGAAAACCCCGAGCTTAAAAGACAAATGCGAGATTTGGAAAAAAGCGCGCAGGACATGGCAAAAGACTATAAGCCTTCTCCTGAAATGCAAAAACAACTGGAGGAAATCCGTAACAAAAGTATGGCTATTGCCCTTCAATTTAAAAATGATACGGCCTGGAAAAAACAGCTTACAGAAATTCGCTTAAAGGCCAGAGAGATGGCTAAACAAATGAAAGAGAATCCGGAAATGGCGCAAAAAATCAGGGAAATGGCGGAAAGGTCAAAAGACATGGCTTTCAAGGTATTAAATGATCCCAAGTTCAAAGCACAACTTGAAAAACTAAAAGCGGATATCCAGCAAATGAAATGGATGGATGAGGGTAGTGAAAAGTAA